The Candidatus Hydrogenedentota bacterium genome has a segment encoding these proteins:
- a CDS encoding efflux RND transporter permease subunit, producing MTEAQPEAPNNYRLAIRRPVTTAMIFLTMIVFGVRSYQQLPINLMPDMDYPTLTVRTEYEGAAPEVVENLVTRPLEEMLSIVTGLVEISSVSSPGTSEIILEFTWDTDMSAAQQDVRDRLDLFEAPQELTEKPVILRYDPTLDPIMQVAITTPDLAAQGRDVDPAIEKKLLTEIREATERNVKSDLEAKSGIAQVLVKGGQEAEIQVLVDPQHVKSLGLSMEAIGNSLAQQNISRSSGSLKEGKSEYLVRTYNEFETVEDIRESIITSAMGRPVRLADVAEVFMGTKEVETIVRINGREAVALEIYKEGDANTVDVCNMVKDLLGFERELGFWEKIIKQVKENVREGNRKAGRPAPLETLEAYTLLDELPDGTGLTLISDQSRFIQGSIDEVKDATIMGGILALIVLFLFLREMKSTIIIGVAIPISVVATFVPLFAGGVTLNIMSLGGLALGVGMLVDNSIVVLESIFRCREEGDSPVDAAERGTREVSGAVIASTLTTVCVFFPVTFVEGVAGQLFGDLALTVSFSLLASLLTALYLIPLVVSRQGLKLERTGQVFWATRAYDHLRGTEGRGRVAAALGVFPLGFTYARGYFVKTVSEAFVPLTGFGARWREGGASGKLICLVGLPIMLPFLIALCLLQLVLGFLGGILATGLFVVLLNCYAVYAIIRAALRVILWLPLEAFDLAYGTMCRVYRAVLEQALRFSPVILLLTVLGAAHALQTLMGLGSELIPPMKQGEFHVRLEARAGTRIEQTELRARELEKILRADPDVDRVTVEVGEEGTRGTTERGENVAEFTVMLRDPERLALFQDEIIERLRPKLVPAPGEEVTFQLPSLFSFKTAIELQIVGDDLVTLRTMGEKAIELVSAVPGVKDAELSVKSGFPEIIISPDRLALAKKGLSTSQVASRVQSELQGDVPTRFSLAGEKIDIRVRADKSFLKSKSDLRQLNLTEGLASTPLDSVTLIQQQEGPSEIRRVGQRRTVVITANLEGRDLAAVSRDILTAMNTMERPQGYLFELGGQNRELETSYESLRFALLLAIFLVYVVMACQFESMWHPAIVMFSVPLAFFGVAYALKYMGIDLSIMVFLGGIILAGIVVNNAIVLVDYINQLRERGYTKHKAIVESCAVRLRPILMTTITTVLGLLPMIVASGEGAEMRRPLAVTVMFGLSSATLLTLFIIPMIYYLVGGRDKVPAGETPAS from the coding sequence ATGACCGAAGCACAGCCTGAAGCGCCGAACAACTACCGCCTGGCCATCCGGCGCCCCGTGACGACGGCCATGATCTTCCTCACCATGATCGTGTTCGGCGTTCGCTCCTACCAGCAACTGCCCATCAACCTCATGCCGGACATGGACTACCCGACCCTCACCGTCCGCACGGAATACGAGGGCGCGGCCCCCGAAGTCGTGGAGAATCTCGTTACCCGCCCCCTCGAAGAAATGCTGAGCATCGTGACCGGCCTGGTGGAGATCAGCAGCGTATCCTCACCCGGCACTTCGGAAATCATCCTCGAATTTACCTGGGATACCGACATGAGCGCGGCCCAGCAGGACGTGCGCGATCGGCTTGACCTCTTCGAGGCCCCCCAGGAGTTGACGGAGAAGCCGGTCATTCTGCGCTACGACCCCACGCTGGATCCGATCATGCAGGTGGCCATCACCACGCCCGATCTGGCGGCCCAGGGACGGGATGTGGATCCCGCGATCGAGAAGAAGCTGCTGACGGAAATCCGCGAGGCCACCGAACGCAACGTAAAGAGCGATCTGGAGGCCAAGTCCGGTATTGCGCAAGTGCTGGTCAAAGGCGGTCAGGAAGCGGAAATCCAGGTGCTGGTCGATCCGCAGCACGTCAAGAGCCTCGGACTTTCCATGGAGGCCATCGGCAACAGCCTGGCCCAGCAGAATATCAGCCGCTCCAGCGGCAGCCTGAAGGAAGGCAAGTCCGAGTACCTCGTCCGCACCTACAACGAGTTTGAGACCGTGGAGGATATCCGCGAGTCCATCATCACTTCGGCCATGGGCCGGCCCGTGCGCCTGGCCGATGTGGCGGAAGTGTTCATGGGAACGAAGGAAGTGGAGACCATCGTTCGCATTAACGGCCGCGAGGCCGTGGCCCTCGAAATCTACAAAGAGGGCGATGCCAACACGGTCGACGTCTGCAACATGGTCAAAGATCTCCTGGGTTTCGAGCGGGAGCTCGGGTTCTGGGAGAAGATCATCAAGCAGGTCAAGGAAAACGTGCGCGAGGGCAATCGAAAGGCCGGTCGCCCCGCGCCGCTGGAAACCCTGGAGGCGTACACCCTCCTCGACGAGCTTCCCGACGGCACCGGCCTGACGTTGATCAGCGATCAGTCCCGCTTCATCCAGGGTTCCATTGACGAGGTCAAAGACGCGACCATCATGGGCGGTATCCTGGCGCTCATCGTACTGTTCCTCTTCCTGCGCGAAATGAAAAGCACCATCATCATCGGCGTGGCCATTCCCATTTCCGTGGTGGCGACCTTCGTGCCCCTCTTCGCCGGTGGCGTGACGCTCAATATCATGTCCCTCGGCGGTCTGGCCCTGGGCGTGGGTATGCTCGTAGACAACTCCATCGTGGTGCTGGAAAGCATCTTCCGCTGTCGTGAAGAAGGCGACAGCCCCGTCGACGCGGCGGAGCGGGGTACGCGGGAAGTCTCCGGCGCCGTTATCGCATCCACCCTCACCACGGTGTGCGTGTTCTTCCCCGTCACCTTTGTCGAGGGCGTGGCCGGTCAGTTGTTCGGCGATCTCGCCTTGACGGTTTCCTTTTCGCTGCTGGCTTCGCTCCTTACCGCGCTCTACCTCATTCCCCTCGTGGTCTCCCGCCAGGGCTTGAAGCTCGAGCGCACCGGCCAGGTCTTCTGGGCGACGCGCGCCTATGATCACCTTCGCGGCACCGAAGGACGCGGGCGGGTGGCCGCCGCACTCGGCGTTTTTCCGCTGGGCTTCACCTATGCGCGAGGCTACTTCGTAAAGACCGTGTCCGAGGCCTTTGTGCCGTTGACCGGCTTTGGCGCCCGCTGGCGTGAAGGCGGGGCCTCCGGCAAGCTGATTTGTCTGGTCGGGCTGCCAATTATGTTGCCCTTTCTGATCGCCCTCTGCCTGCTTCAACTTGTTCTTGGCTTTCTCGGGGGTATCCTGGCAACGGGGCTCTTTGTGGTGCTGCTAAATTGTTACGCGGTATACGCCATCATTCGCGCCGCGCTCCGGGTCATCCTCTGGCTTCCTCTCGAAGCATTCGATCTGGCCTACGGCACCATGTGCCGGGTATACCGCGCCGTGCTGGAGCAGGCGCTCCGCTTCAGCCCCGTCATTCTGCTCTTGACGGTGCTGGGCGCCGCCCACGCGCTTCAGACCCTCATGGGCCTGGGCAGCGAACTTATTCCTCCGATGAAACAGGGTGAATTCCATGTGCGGCTTGAAGCGCGCGCGGGCACGCGCATCGAACAGACCGAACTGCGCGCCCGCGAGCTTGAGAAGATTCTCCGGGCCGATCCCGATGTGGATCGCGTCACCGTCGAAGTGGGTGAAGAAGGCACCCGGGGCACCACGGAGCGGGGGGAGAACGTGGCCGAGTTCACGGTCATGTTGCGCGACCCCGAGCGCCTGGCCCTCTTCCAGGACGAGATCATCGAGCGCCTGCGGCCGAAACTGGTGCCCGCACCCGGCGAGGAGGTCACCTTTCAGTTGCCCTCCCTGTTCAGCTTCAAGACGGCCATCGAACTGCAGATTGTAGGTGATGACCTCGTAACCCTTCGGACCATGGGCGAAAAGGCTATCGAGTTGGTTTCGGCCGTTCCCGGGGTCAAAGACGCCGAACTGAGCGTCAAGTCGGGCTTTCCCGAAATCATCATTTCGCCCGATCGCCTCGCTTTGGCGAAGAAGGGCCTTTCCACCAGTCAGGTCGCCTCCCGGGTGCAGTCGGAATTGCAGGGCGATGTGCCCACGCGCTTCAGCCTGGCCGGCGAAAAAATCGATATTCGGGTGCGCGCGGACAAGTCCTTTCTCAAGAGCAAGTCCGACCTGCGCCAGCTCAACCTTACCGAGGGCCTCGCATCGACTCCGCTCGACTCCGTGACCCTGATCCAGCAGCAGGAAGGCCCCAGCGAGATCCGCCGCGTGGGCCAGCGCCGGACCGTGGTCATTACGGCAAATCTCGAAGGACGGGATCTGGCGGCCGTGTCGCGCGACATCCTGACGGCCATGAACACGATGGAGCGCCCCCAGGGCTACCTCTTTGAACTCGGCGGACAGAACCGCGAGCTGGAGACCTCCTACGAGAGCCTGCGCTTCGCCCTCCTTCTGGCCATCTTCCTGGTCTACGTGGTCATGGCGTGTCAGTTCGAATCCATGTGGCACCCGGCCATCGTCATGTTCAGCGTGCCCCTCGCCTTCTTCGGTGTGGCCTACGCCCTCAAGTACATGGGCATCGACCTGAGCATCATGGTGTTTCTCGGCGGCATCATTCTCGCCGGTATCGTGGTGAACAACGCCATTGTGCTTGTGGACTATATCAATCAGCTTCGCGAGCGCGGTTACACGAAGCACAAGGCGATCGTGGAATCCTGCGCGGTCCGCCTGCGCCCCATTCTCATGACCACGATTACCACGGTGCTTGGCCTGTTGCCCATGATCGTGGCTTCCGGCGAAGGCGCGGAGATGCGCCGCCCACTGGCCGTCACCGTCATGTTCGGCCTTTCGTCGGCAACACTCCTTACCCTCTTCATCATCCCCATGATCTACTACCTCGTGGGAGGACGTGACAAAGTCCCCGCAGGGGAGACCCCCGCGTCTTGA
- a CDS encoding efflux RND transporter periplasmic adaptor subunit codes for MRKTLCWILGTAMLAGLAGCNQSEKGTVSALNAEKPARNPFLVEASKPERRDISEYLTETGNITAERQVEVLAKGTGHCMEILVEEGDHVEKDQVLAEIDKAEMQVNIQQSRVNVKHQENIYRRTENGWKQGIFSEAEKDNAKSAFEQAQASLEMQEVQLTYLTIRAPISGVVTHRKLQAGMLVSTGMPVFSIVDPSSFILPIFVTERSLPRLKLGQEARVTIDSSGDREFVAKVRRINPGVDAQTGSVKVVLDFDPSDHEYLREAAFARYSLVMDTHTDVLVVPKDAIVEENARRYVMVAQRGAASAQAAEAPAAAEGGAAAPATTDTPEWVAARVEVETGLEDSNYTEVLSGINDDTLVITLGQQTVNEGDLLQVGNLEETLKTRGEISADAALDEVEKEKAAQEAETAARAKGGA; via the coding sequence ATGCGAAAGACCTTGTGCTGGATTCTTGGCACCGCCATGCTTGCGGGCCTGGCTGGTTGCAACCAGTCGGAAAAAGGCACGGTCAGCGCCTTGAACGCGGAGAAGCCCGCCCGGAACCCCTTTCTGGTGGAGGCTTCGAAGCCCGAGCGCCGCGACATCTCCGAATATCTGACCGAAACGGGGAACATCACCGCCGAGCGGCAGGTGGAGGTACTGGCCAAGGGTACGGGGCATTGTATGGAGATTCTGGTGGAGGAGGGCGATCATGTGGAGAAGGATCAGGTGCTGGCCGAGATCGACAAGGCGGAGATGCAGGTCAATATCCAGCAGTCCCGCGTCAATGTGAAGCACCAGGAGAATATCTACCGGCGCACGGAGAATGGCTGGAAGCAGGGTATTTTCAGCGAGGCGGAGAAGGACAACGCCAAGTCGGCCTTTGAGCAGGCGCAGGCCTCCCTGGAGATGCAGGAAGTGCAATTGACCTACCTGACGATCCGCGCGCCCATCTCCGGCGTCGTCACCCACCGCAAACTTCAGGCGGGCATGCTCGTCAGCACGGGGATGCCCGTGTTCAGCATTGTGGATCCCTCGTCCTTCATTCTGCCCATCTTCGTTACGGAGCGCAGCCTGCCCCGCCTGAAACTGGGCCAGGAAGCCCGGGTGACCATCGATTCCTCGGGCGACCGGGAATTTGTGGCGAAAGTCCGCCGTATCAACCCCGGTGTGGACGCCCAGACGGGCTCGGTGAAGGTCGTGCTCGATTTCGACCCCAGCGATCACGAATACCTCCGCGAAGCGGCCTTCGCCCGCTACAGCCTGGTGATGGACACCCACACGGATGTGCTGGTGGTGCCCAAGGATGCGATCGTCGAAGAGAACGCCCGGCGCTACGTCATGGTGGCGCAGCGCGGCGCGGCGTCGGCCCAGGCCGCGGAGGCCCCGGCCGCCGCCGAAGGCGGTGCCGCGGCGCCCGCGACCACGGACACGCCCGAGTGGGTTGCCGCCCGCGTGGAGGTTGAAACGGGCCTGGAAGACAGCAACTACACCGAGGTCCTCTCCGGAATCAACGACGACACGCTGGTGATCACGCTGGGCCAGCAGACGGTGAACGAAGGGGACTTGCTTCAGGTGGGCAACCTGGAAGAAACCTTGAAAACCCGCGGCGAAATCTCGGCCGATGCGGCGCTGGACGAGGTGGAGAAAGAGAAGGCGGCCCAGGAAGCCGAGACCGCCGCCCGGGCCAAAGGCGGCGCCTGA
- a CDS encoding PKD domain-containing protein, with protein sequence MFVNRGSVTRLMLAACLTAILAGCPWKGDNGLALLLTPQVLNFEADQDTLTFQVHRNLTNSPVEPVVVSSNQPWIIPQLCTDSADNCLGVGIVDRLLVPVRVDRNLMLLGTNRGEIIVRTGGAADQKITVYAEDMLQVDFRVNNRRPAVGQAVTFEDASEKTDAAGDVVSRLWEFGDGNTSTATDPIHVYSTPGLYSITLTVTTANGEETIRKAAWVTVGSPAPVVDFEASTTNIYEGESVTFTDLSIAPTEPVTGVLWNFGDGRTSTESRPTHQYTEPGVFTVSLTVNTANGSSTESKTNLIVVQRKLAPIARIAVNPSSPVALTTARFSDISDAGSAEIQQWFWDFGDGATSRVQNPTHTFAAGGDYEVSLYVVSAHGSSTVTTTVTVVTVPPTAAFSVSDRTPFILTEVQFTNGSLAGSAPIEQYLWEFGDGSSSTQQNPTHTYNSAGPFNVRLTVVSDHGSDTATEVVTVSFQPPTANFSGAPRSPSVGQAVQFQDLSIPGTAAVNQWLWDFGDPDSGDDNLSILQNPSHTYNAPGFYTVTLTVRTPVTTDNSDTETKTSYIQVVQAPTPAFSFSTTNPDRPDIVQFANETVAGSEPSSSYVYLWNFGDPTSIANTSTSENPTHEFTTAGNFTVTLTVQTGTREVTTSQVVTIVFDPPTVDFSVETDEDTPREDVLEDGALTTDSLQFTSLITPGTETEAADFSYAWDFGDGESSTLEEPTHTYANSGTYTVVFTVTTPTSVTTATHDVAIDEPPVPDFSAIPRIATRDTAIQFFDQSDDTNSQPIEGRLWEFGDGFIATGENPTHAYETAGIYDVTLTLDFTHAITGAPMSIAETKEDFIQINP encoded by the coding sequence ATGTTTGTGAATCGGGGTAGTGTAACTCGTTTGATGTTAGCCGCTTGTCTGACGGCCATCCTCGCCGGATGCCCCTGGAAGGGGGATAACGGCCTGGCCCTGCTGCTGACACCGCAGGTTCTGAACTTCGAGGCCGACCAGGACACCCTCACCTTTCAGGTGCACCGCAATTTAACCAATTCGCCGGTGGAGCCCGTGGTCGTTTCGAGCAATCAGCCCTGGATCATTCCCCAACTGTGCACCGACTCGGCGGACAATTGCCTCGGCGTTGGCATTGTTGATCGCCTTCTGGTGCCCGTCCGCGTTGATCGCAATCTGATGCTGCTGGGCACGAACCGGGGCGAAATCATCGTTCGCACGGGCGGCGCGGCGGATCAGAAGATCACGGTCTACGCGGAGGATATGCTCCAGGTCGACTTCCGGGTGAACAACCGCCGCCCCGCCGTGGGCCAGGCGGTAACCTTCGAAGACGCCAGCGAGAAAACCGATGCGGCGGGCGATGTGGTTTCGCGGCTCTGGGAGTTCGGCGACGGCAACACCAGCACGGCGACCGACCCGATCCACGTTTACAGCACGCCGGGACTCTACAGCATCACACTGACGGTGACGACCGCCAACGGCGAAGAGACGATCCGCAAGGCCGCGTGGGTCACCGTGGGCAGCCCCGCGCCCGTGGTGGACTTCGAAGCGAGCACAACCAATATTTACGAGGGTGAATCGGTCACCTTTACCGACCTCTCCATCGCCCCCACCGAACCCGTCACCGGCGTCTTGTGGAACTTCGGCGATGGCCGCACCAGCACCGAATCCCGCCCGACCCACCAGTACACGGAGCCCGGCGTATTTACGGTCAGCCTGACGGTCAACACGGCCAACGGCAGCAGCACCGAATCCAAGACGAATCTTATCGTGGTGCAGCGCAAGCTTGCCCCGATTGCCCGGATCGCCGTCAACCCCTCCAGCCCCGTCGCCCTGACGACGGCGCGCTTCTCGGACATTTCCGACGCGGGTTCGGCGGAGATTCAGCAGTGGTTCTGGGATTTTGGCGACGGCGCGACGAGCCGGGTACAGAATCCGACCCATACCTTCGCCGCCGGTGGCGACTATGAGGTGTCCCTTTATGTGGTTTCGGCCCACGGCAGCAGCACGGTGACCACGACGGTTACCGTGGTTACGGTTCCGCCCACGGCCGCATTCAGCGTGAGCGACAGGACGCCCTTCATCCTGACGGAAGTCCAGTTCACCAACGGCTCCCTGGCGGGCTCCGCGCCCATCGAGCAGTACCTCTGGGAATTCGGCGACGGCTCCAGCAGCACACAGCAGAACCCGACCCACACCTACAACAGCGCGGGCCCCTTCAATGTGCGGCTGACGGTCGTCAGCGATCACGGCTCCGACACGGCCACCGAAGTGGTTACCGTGTCCTTCCAGCCCCCGACGGCCAATTTCTCCGGCGCGCCCCGCAGTCCCAGTGTGGGCCAGGCGGTTCAGTTCCAGGACCTTTCCATCCCCGGCACCGCGGCGGTGAACCAGTGGCTGTGGGACTTCGGCGATCCGGACAGTGGCGACGACAACCTGAGTATTCTCCAGAATCCGTCCCACACGTACAACGCGCCGGGCTTCTACACCGTCACCCTGACGGTGCGTACCCCGGTGACGACGGACAACTCGGACACGGAAACGAAGACGTCGTACATTCAGGTGGTCCAGGCCCCCACGCCCGCGTTCTCCTTCAGCACGACCAATCCCGACCGCCCGGACATCGTCCAGTTCGCGAATGAAACTGTGGCCGGCAGCGAACCCAGTTCCAGCTATGTCTACCTCTGGAACTTCGGCGACCCCACGAGCATCGCCAACACGAGCACCTCGGAGAATCCGACCCACGAGTTCACCACGGCCGGAAACTTCACGGTGACGCTGACCGTTCAGACGGGCACCCGGGAAGTCACGACGTCTCAGGTGGTCACCATCGTCTTCGACCCGCCGACGGTTGACTTCTCCGTGGAAACGGACGAGGACACGCCGCGCGAGGATGTGCTGGAAGACGGCGCCCTGACGACGGACTCGCTCCAGTTCACGAGCCTGATTACGCCCGGCACGGAAACGGAAGCGGCGGACTTCTCCTATGCCTGGGACTTCGGCGACGGCGAATCCAGCACGCTGGAAGAACCGACCCACACCTATGCGAACAGCGGCACCTACACCGTGGTCTTCACGGTCACCACGCCGACCAGCGTGACCACCGCAACCCACGATGTGGCCATCGACGAACCGCCCGTACCCGATTTCAGTGCGATCCCCCGCATTGCGACCCGGGACACGGCCATCCAGTTCTTCGACCAGTCGGACGACACCAACAGCCAGCCGATTGAAGGCCGCCTGTGGGAGTTTGGTGATGGATTCATCGCGACGGGCGAGAATCCGACCCACGCCTATGAAACCGCTGGAATCTACGACGTCACCCTGACGCTGGACTTCACCCACGCCATCACGGGTGCGCCCATGTCCATCGCGGAAACGAAGGAAGATTTCATCCAGATCAATCCGTAA
- the rpmA gene encoding 50S ribosomal protein L27, whose amino-acid sequence MAHKKAGGSSRNGRDSESKRLGVKLYGGQKAIAGNIIVRQRGTKFAAGKNCGLGKDHTLFALADGVVQFRFFKKGRQCVDIVPAAE is encoded by the coding sequence ATGGCACACAAGAAAGCAGGCGGCAGTTCCCGCAACGGTCGCGACAGTGAGTCCAAACGCCTTGGTGTAAAACTCTACGGCGGCCAGAAGGCCATCGCGGGCAATATCATCGTTCGCCAGCGCGGCACCAAGTTTGCCGCGGGCAAGAACTGCGGCCTCGGCAAGGATCATACCCTTTTTGCCCTCGCCGACGGTGTGGTGCAGTTCCGGTTCTTCAAGAAAGGCCGGCAGTGCGTTGATATCGTACCGGCGGCCGAATAA
- the rplU gene encoding 50S ribosomal protein L21: protein MYAVVVTGGKQYKVAEGDRLRVEKLDGPVGGQIELGKVCLLVNGNGITAEPGALSSARVIAEITDEGKRKKIRVFKKKRRKGYMRTQGHRQLFTEIMIREIKA, encoded by the coding sequence ATGTACGCTGTAGTGGTTACAGGCGGAAAGCAGTATAAGGTTGCCGAAGGCGACCGGCTGCGGGTGGAAAAGCTGGATGGTCCCGTCGGCGGCCAGATTGAACTGGGCAAGGTCTGCCTGCTGGTGAACGGCAACGGCATCACGGCCGAACCGGGCGCGCTCAGCAGCGCGCGCGTCATTGCCGAGATCACCGACGAAGGCAAGCGCAAGAAAATCCGCGTCTTCAAGAAGAAGCGCCGGAAAGGCTACATGCGCACCCAGGGCCACCGCCAGTTGTTCACCGAAATCATGATTCGCGAAATCAAAGCATAA
- a CDS encoding DUF108 domain-containing protein, translating into MTKMKIGLVGCGNIGADICIALHKGGIPAEVVALTDVDPDRAAVLVRTFQLNARICTLDELAEQVDFIVECAVASVVKDVLEVAIRHHKDCLVMSVGGLMALPDEIERAKQSGIQVRIPSGALCGLDGIRAAMEGGLHMVTLTTRKPPEGLAGAPYLIENNIDISNLTEPRVVFEGNALEAVKAFPANVNVAGALSLMGIGPKETRVCVIADPNATRNSHEVDAEGAFGSLKAITINLPSPRNAKSSYLASLSASAELRVAATAFCRQFKES; encoded by the coding sequence ATGACCAAGATGAAGATCGGTTTGGTCGGGTGTGGCAATATCGGCGCCGACATCTGCATCGCCCTTCATAAAGGGGGGATTCCGGCGGAAGTCGTGGCGCTGACGGATGTGGATCCGGACCGAGCCGCCGTGCTGGTGCGCACCTTTCAGCTCAATGCCCGAATCTGCACGCTGGACGAACTGGCGGAGCAGGTCGATTTTATTGTAGAATGCGCGGTTGCCAGCGTCGTAAAGGACGTCCTGGAAGTGGCGATTCGCCACCACAAGGACTGTCTTGTCATGAGCGTGGGCGGCCTGATGGCGCTCCCGGACGAGATCGAACGGGCGAAGCAGAGCGGAATACAGGTACGGATACCTTCGGGCGCCCTGTGCGGCCTGGACGGAATCCGCGCCGCCATGGAAGGCGGCCTGCATATGGTCACGCTGACCACGCGCAAGCCGCCGGAAGGATTGGCCGGCGCGCCCTATCTCATTGAGAACAATATAGATATTAGTAACCTGACCGAGCCCAGAGTCGTCTTTGAAGGCAATGCTCTGGAAGCGGTGAAAGCCTTTCCGGCCAACGTGAACGTGGCCGGCGCGCTGAGTCTGATGGGTATCGGGCCGAAGGAGACGCGGGTTTGCGTCATCGCCGATCCGAACGCGACGCGGAACAGCCACGAAGTGGATGCCGAGGGCGCCTTTGGGAGCCTGAAGGCGATAACGATCAATCTGCCGTCGCCGCGCAATGCGAAATCGAGCTATCTGGCGTCGCTTTCGGCGAGCGCGGAACTCCGGGTGGCCGCAACGGCGTTTTGCCGGCAGTTTAAAGAGTCCTGA